CACAGTTATGTTGGCGAAAAAAATTTGTCTCCAAATGTAGTTTTCCCTGTATTTTTACCTACTGTTTGTAATTGTGGTGGACAGATATAGATACAGTTATTGTGTGGTCTTGATATAACAAACCATTTAAATTGAATTCTCATCATAATGGAATAATCATTTTGTGATTACAGgttaacagagagagagagagagagagagagagagagagagatcatgATGTATTAACACTTAGTCACCCGTTTATTCGGTACGCatagctaaaactaatgcagtctaacacaacagtcctgcaataaatccaactgtcatgaaggttataatgcTCAGTTTTTGCTGAAACCTTCAACTCTATGGTTGAATCTACACCTCTTATGGTCATGGAGGAGGCactttgtggtgctgttgaactgtatcACGTTACACTGGCAGGTGTTTCTGTAATTTTGTCCCATTTATATAAATGAGGCTAGGCtgaataacagaaacacctctctgtataaTTCATTACAGACTCCAACAGCTCCACAAACTGCGTCCTCCAAAATGACCTAACAGTTAAATCCGCACCTCTctgaaacagtttcaacaaaaattTATTATAACCATCATGAAGGAGGGATCCATTGTAGGACTGCTGCATTAGGCTGCATACAGTTTAAACTAGGCGtccctaataaactggcaactgagtcTATAACCTGATAATGCgaaaacaacacacaagacATGACCTCTCCAGCTTTCCGTATCATAGGGTTACAATTACCTACCGGTGTCACTTCCTCCTGTAGCTGGTTGTGTGTTATGATTGGTAGATCTGGACGAAGGGGGCGGGGCTAACTTTCCCCCTGGAGGAGGCGGAAGAAGCCCGAAACCACCTGAACTCTGCGGACGGGATCGGTCCTTCTTCTTTGATTGCTGGAAAAGGAACAAAAattgggtgagtgtgtgtgtgtgggtttatACAAGTTCATGAATAGCAGAGAAAACATATCAAACGTTATGGCCTGAGTTTTTACACTCAAAATGAAacccttgttttgttttatggcACATTTGGTGATTCAGGACGCATCAGGATGCATTATAGTGCTTTCAAAAGACTTGTCTCCAAAATTAAAGCAATATTGCTGTTCCACTAATGTTCCAACTTTGCACAATCAAATTTAATGAAGATGATGTTACCCCAATATTGAGAGTAATGGTCTGTCCTTCTTTGAAGCCCAGGTCCAGTTTAGGAGTGTTGTCTGGAGCCTGCGCCTGCTTTTTAAACTCAGTTTCCTGTTTCACCCACCTGGAGAAGACGATAGTTAGATTTATTAAAGTAGAATTAATACATTAAGGAGTGAATTGCTTATGATTCATGGCACACTATGAAGCTGCTACATACTTGAAGTGGTCCTGAAGGGCAACATTGAAGTCGAAGGCATCGCCTCGGTCTACGAACCCAATGCCTATGAACGCGCTGCGGCCTATGAGAGAAATGAACACAGCAAACAAGGGTTAGACTTTAGTAAGGAATTTGTGAGGTAGAAAAAAAGCACACTAAAACTTACAGTTTCCCACAATAATCTGTCCACTATAATTAAAATTCTTCCAAGATTCGGcataaaaaataacaatgtaCCTCTGCTCTGGGTCATAACACCTTATTATCCTCTAAATTACAAGCACATTTCGCATCAGTTTACCCACCGTTGTCATCCTGGATGCGGAGCACAAAGTAGCGGCTTGAGTCGCTAACCGTTTCCACTGCAATGCCAGGGAACTCATCCACTGGTGCTTGAGCAAACAGCTCCCCTGTAGGgcagaacaaaagaaaagtgttgGCAAATCAATCCAGTGGCAATTTAGATCACGAACAGACACgtagaacttttttttttttttttttttttttaaagggccAGAAGGTAAATTTCTTTTCTGTCCAAAAAAATATGTAGATGTATGAGATGTAGCCAACTTCTAATATTCAGATCATATCAAAGATGCATCATGTGAGGGGTAATCTGAGGACAAGAAGCATGCAAATGCCTGTAATGCACTTATAGAGACAGAGATTATCAGCCTGTTTGCTTCAAAATAAACTGCTTGCTTGGACGTGGGCTGGGTCACCTTGGAATAGATGAGTAACAGAGAGGGGGGCAGCGAGCAGGAGACTACACAGTGAAAGGATTTACAACAGCGGCAGTAAACAATGACACtgtcctgtctgcttctctctctcaccagaGATTTTGTCCTCCAATTTCACATACACCATTTTGCCCCGAGCCGTCACACGCATGCGTCCCGTCCAGTCAGGAGCATCCAGCTTCCAATCTGCAGCcctgggacacaaacacacggggCGGTCAGGGAGACAGCGTGATGTAGGTGGAGTGGTGACAGCTGTTTATTGAGACTGATGTTGCAACAGTGCAGGAAAACAGGAgatttgtgtatatgtgtgtgtgtgtgtgtgtgtgtgttattgttatgATTCAACACTCGCAGACACTGTAGTTCTGCGTTGGCAATTTTCTATGAGAAGAGAACGTGACTAAGGCATCAGACGGGAATTTCACTGAGATCTTAAGGCTGAAATATTACGTCACCGGCCTTACTCACTATACATATGGTCGCTGGTTAACCAATCGTGTGTCTCATGGGACGCAGGCCTGTGCTACTGTTTGGTTGGCGCTGTGTCCACTCAGATGAAGCTGTGCTGGGTCAGGCTGGAGCACCAGCCAATGAAAAATGGGGTAAACAATTCAATGTCAACCTTTTCATCAAAGCAACAGCTCTCCTGCATGGTCATTTATGCAAAAGGTGTCTCACAGGACAGAGCTCTGTTTCAGTGGGGTTGTATGTTAAAGTCCCTTGGCATCAAACTGCATTGATCCTGCTGTAGTGTCCTTGAGCAGGACTACTTTACAGCTCCAGGGATGCTGTCTACAGACTATACTACAGACTACTTAGAAGGTCAGACAAGCCAACTGAGAGTCCCTGCAGCAAAATCAAGCGTCATTAAAGTGTTGACTGTCCTATAAAATCACTTGAACTTTTAAGCAGTGTAAGCATTATTCCTCCTCTGGCGTGCCACTGGAGGaaaccacataaacacacgGTCACCGACAGAGATGTGGCAAATCCAGCCCTGTGCTCTGTAAGCGTGCAAACGCAGCGCAGACACCCAAACAGTTAATTGCGTATTTTCCTTAATGACCTTGTAAATACTCGGCAAAGACACCGAGTACAGACACTACGGCCGCTGTCACCTCAGGCTGCGTGATCAGGGGATGAGCTCCGCACGGACGTCGCCGAGGCAACGGCCCCCCGACGGCCGCAGCTCCTGACGGATGCTGGGACACAgacctgcccccccctcccctcacctgACAGCCCGGTTGGATGCTCTCGGTGGGATCCGGTAGACGTTGACTTCAGGTTTGACACAGAGCACCGACTCGTACTCGCACTGACCCTCGGTCGCCATCTTGACTGACACTCGGTCGGTGGTGACGGTGAGTGGCGTGTTAACGTGTTAACGTTAACGGCAACGTCACCGTAATACACCGTGTATTGGCGCACGAGCTGGCGACCAGTGGTCACTGCTACGGTGTCGGTGGTGCCCTTAAAGGGGCATCACACTGCTTTTACACTTAGAGGCCAGTTTACTGACCACGGCGAGTTTAAGTCAAACAAAATGACTACATTACCCAAGTGACATTAACTAGGTGGTTTAAAGCTGAGCTGGGGCCTAGTGTTTCAAACAAGTCCGCATTTACCAGACGGTAACGTTAGGGTTACACCAAGTGTGTTTGATTTATATTTGGGACTAAGATGTAGAACATTTGGATGTACGAACTTTCTTCGATATTTGTATCTCCGCCAGTACAGTAATTTTTCACTGCAGTATCTCTCAAGTGTGCAGCCCGTGTTAGCTAGCTACATCAAGCATTCATAGTGGCCAACCCGtttaattacaacaatggcgtccgtcacatgatgccattgggccccaaaaatactttttcccCATGGGCTTACATTTTGAAAGAGACGCctgtaaatcagcagataaTTCCTTTTTAGATACACAAGTGGCTAATTTCACCATCATAATTTGATCTATTCGGTCTGATAACATTTGGGAAGTCTAGCAGAGTCAAACgattaaattattttcttcCCATCCATTACAGCGGGGGAGGGGCTATAGAACCGAAACGCTAGTGCGCAGACTCCGTGGACCCTGCAAATGCGGAAGATCCGGGCAATTTTACGCCCCGGAAGTcggattttttttaaattcatgcgCCACTGCAGTTGTGTCCAGTTCTCTTCATACATGCATGAGCTACATACAAGCTAACATCACAAGTCCTCAACATGAGTATGAATCAATAATACAAAAACTAGCTATGTCTCattgtaaataattttatttcatatgacCACATTGCTACAGGAACAGCTAAGCAGAAGTTATGTAACATTACAAGCCTTGCCACAACTTGAAAGCtattttttctcagtttttctcaTTCTCAGTTAAGCAGTTGTAGTGACGGACCAACACCAACATGTCTTTTTCGCTACATACTCAATGATACACTTAATGGTTACTGCAGAGGAGGTTTCAGGTATGTTTCACAGTCCAAGAAGCTTGAAGGCATCTCTTAAATCTTCAGTGTCACAGGGctgagaaaggaagagagaaaacatattattattagaatttcAAACAAGTCATTACTGGTTTGACCTAGTTCTGTTGGATGAAGAAAAACGTGCTGTGTGGTTAATGGTCTACCTGGAGGATGCGGTTGAGTTTTCTGGCCAGGCGAACAGAGTTTTGGTGCAGCTCTTCCCAGGCCTTGAATCTGCTCTGCCTCCCAGCCACAAAGGTCTGCCAGCAATAGAAGAAATCTGAGGAGACAGGAAAAAATACTGTTGCTGACATCATCCAGAGAGCGACCATGATAAGGAAAACAATGGCTTTTTTAGGTGGACTTGGCCGCTCTAGAATCATGTACACATCAGCGCCCTCTTCATATTCTACTTCATCATATACACCAATTTAAGCCTCCACCTTTGTAAGTCATGACTGTGATCTGCACGCCGGCTTCTTTCAGCATTCTTAGGCCTTCTCTTTCACGGCTGTTCTCCATGTCACAGAAGTAAAGGCGAGAGACAAAGATCCTGAGGCGAAGGTTGGGTGTCTGTCTGAGGAACTGGGTTATTCTGAGAGAGCAGTTGACACACGGAGACCAGGAGCAGAACCAGGTGATGGAGTAActgagcctcctctctccagtACCTCCATAGCCCCACAAACCGGGGCACAAGGCTCCCAGGTGGCGCAGGAACAGCAGCTTTGgggaaaaaggagaagagagataATAAGAGAGATACAATCATCCTGTATTTTCAGTACTTATTTCCTGTCTTTCCCTTGAACAGGCCCTGCCCATTTGCTCCCTCATCTTGATTCACATTGCTTACCTCTACATGGCAGCCATTACGATTTCGGAGGTGTCCAAAGTCAAAGGATAAGGAGTCTGGCCCCACTCGCCTCTTCACTACGAAGCAGAGGTATGTCTCATGCCGGCCTCTTGCCCACCGCACATTCTTGTAGTGGTAGATGAACTTTTTTCGGGGCAAAAGCACACtgagacaagaggagaaaaggttccctttttattttctagtGACATGTAGTGCAGGTTGAACAGAAAACACTAGTGCAACGTACAgaatatttaaagttttttttgaagactaaatccatttttaaaaaactcaTTGCATCAGTAATAATGCCGTTGTCAAAAGTTTCATAGACCAACATCTATGGTGAAAGATAATCTCAGTACTATTCACCAACGACAGTATTCTCATGTCGGGAAAGTCTGAGACAAAGAAACTAATTAAGTTACCATTTTAGTTTATTCTTCAGATGACTCACACATGAATCAAAGTTTGAGTCCAATAAGTTAGCACAATAAACTCATGTAAAACCTGTGGTTAACCAAATGAGAGTGATGGACAGTCAGAAGACAACTAGCGTTCACTGCTTTCTGCTCTCACTTTCACGAGCCATTAGTGAAACTGGCACAGTTGTTCATTACTCTTAATGCTTAATACTGAAACCTCAATTGGTAGTGCTAAAAGGTGGTGTTCTATAATTATCGAAACAGAATTCCCTGAAAATGATCTTCTATTGGCATCAAAGTATcgtcatttattaaaaaattaaaaaagaaaaactttcagACTTTTTTCCATTAATCGTATGTATGTGAAATctttataaaaatgtgtcaaatagaaaagcataaaaatagAATGGATCCATTTTGCTCACCTGTCTAGCTTTGTAATCATTTTGAAAGACGCGCTTTGCTTTGTCACTCGGCGGGCGTGGGTAATAAATGAAGTGAATGAATGATAAGTAAATGAGAAAGAgcgaaagtgtgtgtgtgtgtgtgtgtgtgtgtgtgtgttgggggttaAAGGGAGGGAACTGAGAATGTATACCTCTAAACATAAACATCCTGCATACAACAAAGGCAGTTTCTGGTTGGACAGAAAGATTTTTCAAAAAGGTTCAGGGGGCGTTATACAAAGGACATGGATGGATTGTCTTGTCTCACTGCAAAACAATTGAAGATATAGATAAATTACTCATTTGGCACATTATTTTGGCACAAGGCAGGAAAGGAATCTTTTTGGGGAGGCAGATTGTACAACACAGATTTTACCAAATAGTGTCTGACGTGATTTGTAACCTTTTGAGATTTTCACAGACGTCAGTAAACTGAGCCAACTGGCTGGAAATTTCCAAACACTTGAGACTCATTCAGTCTGACCTCTCCACTTTGGTTTTCCCAGATCTTTTAGTAAAAACTTCCAGATACCTTCTCACCTTGATCCACAGCGAGGTCGCCACCGGCTCCTCCTGTTATTCAGCCTTTCCACCTACCTAGTCCCCCCACTTCCTCGAGGCCTCAAGATTTGGTGGAGCCATAGGCGTTCCCAGACCTCGGAGGCCCTGACACCTACTTTGTCCTCTGATCTGGGTTTTCCCAATCTGTGTCAGACTGGGAGCAGAACTGTAATCGACCTCCCTCACCCTACGTGTCTGCTAGAACGGCCGTCCAGCTGACCGACCACAGTGTGTGGATATATCTCACTCATAAGCCTTTGAACCATCAGATTCTGTCATCCGTCCTTGCCAAATCAGGATGTGTATTATTTTGCTCTCgtcttttctttgctctgtctGTTTTAGCTCTGGCTCAGTCTGCTCACTCAGTGGCACTGCATGCAGGCATCCTGCTTTCCCATGACTCCCCTCACCCTCTCATGCACTCTGTGGTTTGGGGAATTCACCGTTTCCCAGGGTAGCTGTTTTTGgagctcatctgtgtgtgtgtatgtgcgcatgtgtgtgttagccaTCTGTATGAACATGTCATTAACACAGTCTACATGTTATACATCATCTGGAACAAATTTATCTAATATATCCTATGATTGTGTGGTGCCCCAAAATTTAGAGTgattcatgtgtatgtgtgtctgcatgctccGAGCGACCTCACATCATATTGCATTACTCTGACAGTGCACTAAGCTTAATGTCTCTGCACATTTGatcttgtgtgcatgtgtcttttCTTGACTTCAAGAGGCTGATCAAATGCCAAACTATATGTAACCACTTCCCACCCAGCGCTCTGGGTTTGACCACAGTTGACCAAGGTCAGCTCGCAGTCACACAGTAACGCTCACATGCACTACGACCCCTcttgtgcactgtgtgtgtgtgtggtggagtaCTACAGTATGGCCAGACATGGCTGTGCATTTAACCCGTAGTCAGGGGCAGAAACCGGGTGTAGGAAATGCCAAGTCATACTTTCCGAAACCCACCCGCCCACACCCtacacacgcgcacacaaacactcacacacagccataCCGTGCAGACGCACATGACCACAGTCACAAACAGACTTTCTTTCCAGTGTGTGAACTCACATCTGTTTCCTGACAACAATAATAGCTACAGATCGAGCGGGTAGAGGCCCAGCTAACAGGTGTCTGCTCTTTGACAGTCATGAAGAAACAACCTGATGATGACCAAGAAGTGTCACCAGTAAAAATACAGCTTTCACAAGGTGAAAATGGCCTGACCACACACTTACTTGTGCATGTTACGGCACTGTTATGTTACCGGgtgtcttgtttatttttttttccatcaaagtTAATTAAAGGACAGTGATTTTCCACTACAGCTTGCATGATTAAGAGTTTGCAGTCAGATATAAGCCTGTATTTGTCTTCACAGCAGGCAAGATATGCCTCATTCTAACACACATTAAGACTGTACAAACATCCTGTGGTGTTTATATGTGGCACATTGATGCTATACTGACATCGTCTGTGGTTAGCACAAGGTAGATGTGCAATGCGAGCGAGAGGGCTGCTAACCATATTAAGGTTAGCCTCAGACTGGGGCTGTGTACATTTCCCCACTTAGTCACATAAACTGCCATTCACCTGCAAACCACACACATTCTTCAGTCAGAATACTCATGCATACTTTTAATTTACTCTGTTGAAATGTGCAATGCAAATTAGTTTTGAAACACTAATTACCAAGTAGATTTAAAGTGTGATTTTGTTTAACTCTTTGTattaaattcaacattttagggctgcaactaatagTTACTTTCATTATAAATTAATCTACACTTCagttaattatatatttattaatggTTCTACAGTCCAGTGTTTTGAAGTAGCTCACAACTTCAGGGCATTAAGTTTATAATTAGATTAAAATGCATATGTCCTTACATTTGAGAGGTTATaacttgaaaatgttttttatttctaaattgaaaaataaagaaataaaaatgagtgAAGCTTGAAACTGTTACAGATTTATTTCTCGTCAATCAATTATTCAAGTAAGAGTTTCAGTACTAAAATGTTTAGTTAACAACCAACACGTGCCACCATTTCAAACATAAAAGAATGCACAATTTGGAATTCCCAAAGTGAAATAtaacaaagaaatcaaaatgagagaacaagaaagcaaaagaaaagggagGCAGTGCTGTTTTTGCAGACTCACTgagtcacatacagtacatgtaggACAGCAACACAGAGTGCAAAAAGATAAAAGCGAATAAATTCTGCAGATTCACATAAACCACACATACTTCCTATACAGTAACAGTACATCCTCGTACACATCTGTATGgtttcacacacaaatgcatgacatttctctctctctcacacacacaccttttactatattcatatttttgaaaaaagaacacaaacatatttagGAAACATactttacataaatattttattgcattACAAATGATGAGAGAACAGCATGACTGAAGCTTCATGCTGTCATTTTTGAAATCACCATCTGTTTCATGAAAATGGAGAGATGGTACTTTCAATGacgaaatgtaaaaaaatatacctgaaacaaacaaatagactgaaataaatgacacaaatattcaataatttattaacttaaaaaaacaaacaagttataGCAATGACAATGATTATCACCTTCAGCAGAGATCCACGCTCTTCCATTGCAGGGCTCAGTgccacttttttctctctttgagtCCATCATCACTCAATCACAGGTCTTTGTAAAACACCTTAGTAAGCGGGTATCCCAGAAAGCCTCTCTCTGGAGCCTCCAGCTTCatctcctcatcttcatcagtcCTCTCCTCAAGATGCTGATAGCCCAGCTTCCTGAAGAAGACCTCCGCCCCCTTGGAGGGGTAGGGCACGTGTGCGTACACCCTGCGTGTGccagtctccctctctctctgctccagactctggacgagCAGCCTGGCCAGGCCCTCCCTGCGGTACCAGCAGCCCGTCACCAACCTGCAGATCCTCCTGTAGCCCACTCGAGCCTTGCTTTCCACGAAGATGCAGCCGAGGATATCACTGTCACAGTCTGCTACCCACACCTGCCCTGCTGTCATTTCCCTCTCTGGGGTGACCTTCTCTGTTGACATGTCTTTGTCCTTGTCTTTTGGTGTGATTCTGCGCCTTGGctgagtaaaagaaaaatgattatTTGGCTGCAACATTTAGTTGCTAGAGTTAAGtgctaccaaaaaaaaaagcaaagcagtaGACTAACCTTTTTAGTCACTGGTGTCTTGCCACTGATCCTACAGTAGGGATTTTGCAGCGTCTCTTCCTGTGTCCCTCTATAGCTGCTACCCACATAGTCCCAGGAGGGCCGGCTGCTGCCCAGAACCCCTGTGGACCGCGGCATGGTGATCTTCAGAAAGACAATTAGCAGGAAGACAGGAATAGCAAGGGCCAGGATGAAGGAATGAACAAGGCAGCGCAGGATTGAGGATAAAACAGCCAGGATGAAGAGGCAGAGTGGGCGAGTGAGGACGTGGAGGATGAGACGGTTTTCTGTGCCCTCACAGCCTTCCTGGAGAGACATGGATGCAAGTTAAAAAGCAATCAGTACGAGCCTGGCGAGTACAAgagtaaatggaaaaaaaaaagagtacatTATCTAATTATATTGTACAGACCTTGATGAGGGCTTTGATCACCTCTATGTcgtcctccttcatcctcctcatcaccaccTGATCCAGCTCCAGTCTCACCATGTTTAAGCTTTATGCTCTTACAGCAGGATTGCTGCACCACTGTTTCTACTCACAGTCAATCGCACACTCCAGCATCCACACTATGTGCACAGAGAgcctgcaaaaacacatttatagaACAATGCATGGGCAGCAGGTTGTAATTTGACAGTAAAACGCAACTTTGGGATGGCTGATACTAAATCACGCAGATAACTGACACTGTTGCACACTGGCAGACAGGTCCGTGTCCTATTGGGTTATCTACACTATGACAGTCATGTTTTAGTTGAAACAGACGTCCCCTACAGTGAGCCAGTAATGTGACATTACATCTAGGCTGGCTCTCCAAACAACAATGACAGATGGGGATTATATAGGCTTTGTAGCACGCATGTGTCACCATCACCAAGTGTAGCATGCACGTCGTTTTCTCTGCTTCTTATCTGCACGTTTAACAGCAACCATCAGAGGTACAGTCGAAAGCTATAAGACCTTGTTCAGATCCTTATATGGTTATTCAGAGGTGCTGCGGTCCGTCCTGACACATTGGAGCCCCCGCTACTGCTCTGAACCCCCCATTTCCGCTTACCTTCTGCGCCACGCAGCTCAAATTAAACTGGAAACGGGaaataaacactgaatgtaTGTCGGCTTGTTGTGGAGTCCGCGCAGGTTCAGCACATTTGATTGAATGGCCACCGAGTGGTTTCTTGCGTAAAGGACTTCTGAATACAACCGTACTCTGTTTTCTGTCCCGTTACACGATCTCAATGTGTCGCCCTACGCCATTTCCGTACGTACAGCCTGCACTGCGCAAAGGCTACGTGAATGGCAAACGCAACGTAATGGCGTAAACAGCGCACCAAATGCATAGCCatttaaaagtatatttttacagggaaaaaaaagaaaaaagcaaagaggaCAAATGAAGAAAGATATTAACGAATTTATTAATAATTAGTTACTATTTGCTATTAACATTGTGAAGAAAACGGGCCATGTACAACATTTATACACAAAAACGTATTTACTTAATAAACAAACTGCCAATGACAGTATCAGTTAAGC
The nucleotide sequence above comes from Pempheris klunzingeri isolate RE-2024b chromosome 8, fPemKlu1.hap1, whole genome shotgun sequence. Encoded proteins:
- the aicda gene encoding single-stranded DNA cytosine deaminase; the encoded protein is MITKLDSVLLPRKKFIYHYKNVRWARGRHETYLCFVVKRRVGPDSLSFDFGHLRNRNGCHVELLFLRHLGALCPGLWGYGGTGERRLSYSITWFCSWSPCVNCSLRITQFLRQTPNLRLRIFVSRLYFCDMENSREREGLRMLKEAGVQITVMTYKDFFYCWQTFVAGRQSRFKAWEELHQNSVRLARKLNRILQPCDTEDLRDAFKLLGL
- the LOC139205088 gene encoding adaptin ear-binding coat-associated protein 1-like, coding for MATEGQCEYESVLCVKPEVNVYRIPPRASNRAVRAADWKLDAPDWTGRMRVTARGKMVYVKLEDKISGELFAQAPVDEFPGIAVETVSDSSRYFVLRIQDDNGRSAFIGIGFVDRGDAFDFNVALQDHFKWVKQETEFKKQAQAPDNTPKLDLGFKEGQTITLNIGQSKKKDRSRPQSSGGFGLLPPPPGGKLAPPPSSRSTNHNTQPATGGSDTGCLLDLDSSNSNSAAPVNPPASSDLWGDFDSVSPK
- the nat14 gene encoding probable N-acetyltransferase 14; its protein translation is MVRLELDQVVMRRMKEDDIEVIKALIKEGCEGTENRLILHVLTRPLCLFILAVLSSILRCLVHSFILALAIPVFLLIVFLKITMPRSTGVLGSSRPSWDYVGSSYRGTQEETLQNPYCRISGKTPVTKKPRRRITPKDKDKDMSTEKVTPEREMTAGQVWVADCDSDILGCIFVESKARVGYRRICRLVTGCWYRREGLARLLVQSLEQRERETGTRRVYAHVPYPSKGAEVFFRKLGYQHLEERTDEDEEMKLEAPERGFLGYPLTKVFYKDL